TACGCAAAAAAATGGGAAGCTCTATCTGCATGTTTTTGACCGTCCAGCCGATGGGAAAATAAATCTACCAATCAAAAATAAAGTGACGGCTGTCTATGCCCTGGCTTCACCGAAAATGAAGTTAAAATATACGCTGGAAAATGGTAGACCAGCAATTCCTGTTGATGTCTTTGACAGCAATAAAGGACCTAAGGTTATCGTAGTGGAGATTCAGGGAAAACCAATTGTTGAGGAAAGCCTGACACAAACACAGGCGGATGGTCGTATCGTGATGAACGCAAATAATGCAAAACTGCAGGAAGGAAAGGGACTGAAAATTATTGGCGCACATACCCATGATCCAAATCGCCCGAATGCCATAGGTCAATGGAAGGATCTTGCCGATCAAGTAATTTGGGATATTAAAATTCAAAAACCGGGTAAATACCGAGTACTCATCAATTATCTACCTAATCCTAAACATCAGGGCAAAATTTTGCTAACCGCTCTTGGACAAAAGATTCCTTTCGCCTTTATAAATGAAAATGGAACTGCATTTAAGGAAGCGGTCATGGGAACAATAGAAGTATCACAGCAAGTGATCGGAGAGCCAAGCACAAAAGTGCTGCTGCAGGCTACGGCGATTGATGGCGATGCATTACCTGAGATTGCGTCAATTACACTGGTTCCGGTTCAAGAATAAACTATTTTTGAGAAAGCCTAGACAAATCATCCATACATAAACCATTTTGCCGCCAAGGACCGAATAAGTGTCTATAAAGACGAGCAGAAAAATAAACTATCAGTAAAAAATGAAAAGAAGAGAATTTATAGCCAAGGGGATTGTATCCTCTTTGGCTTTCACAATTGTCCCGCGCGTTGTGTTAGGCGGAAATGGATTTCTTGCACCAAGTGATCGTATCAATCTTGGATTTATCGGTGTCGGAAAACAATCCTATACTTTGATGAACGGTCTCAATCGCTGCAAGGAAATCGCAAGTCTGGCGGCCTGCGATGTGGACCGTAACAAGTTGGCCGCATTTATTGCTGCGACAGCGAAAAAGCAAACGGAATTGTCAAAAGCACAGACTGAGATCAAGGCCTACCACCATTATCGCGAACTATTGGATCGGAAAGATATTGATGCTGTTGTTATTGCAACACCAGATCACTGGCATGCGCAGGTTGCTGTTGATGCAGCTAAAGCCGGCAAAGATATTTATTGTGAGAAACCCCTGGCGCTTACCATTGCCGAGGGGAGAGCAATGGTTGATGCAACCCGCAAATATAAACGTGTCTTTCAGACAGGTAGCATGCAGCGTTCTTCCTATAATTTTAGACAGGCAGCAGAACTGGTTCTCAATGGCTATATCGGCAAAATAAAAGAAATTAATGTGTCTGTGGGCGAACCGGTCAAACAATGCGACCTACCAGCTATGCCAGCACCGGATTATTTGGATTGGGATATGTGGGTAGGACCTTCACCTTACCGCGGTTATAACCCGATTTTAAGCCCACCGCTTGAGGATGATAAATGGGCTTGGTGGCGTGGTTACCGTGATTTCGGCGGTGGTTATATTACCGATTGGGGAGCACATATGTTTGATATTGTGCAATGGGCATTGGGCATGGACGAATCTGGCCCGGTGCAATTCAATCCACCTAAAGCAGCAAATAGCAATAGCGGGCTTTCCTTTAACTATGCCAATGGAGTTCGGGTAAACCATGTGCAATGGGGCGTACATAACGCGATTCAATTTATTGGTGAAAAAGGTAAGATTGAAGTAAGCCGCGAATTTATCCGTTCGAATCCCGAGAATTTGGCCAATCTTAAATTGAGCTCTACAGATCGTCGCCTGTATTACAGTGATAACCACTATCAGGATTGGGTAGACGCGATCAAAAAAAGAAGTAAGCCGATCTGTGATGTTGAAATAGGCCATCGGACGAGCTCTGTTTGCAATGCCATCAACATAGCGTATGAACTTCAAAAGGATTTAAAATGGAATCCACAAAAGGAACAGTTCGACAATGATTATGCTAACCTCATGCGTAGCCGCCCTTATCGCGGGGAATGGGATTTTAGAAAGTTCTAATCAAGAAAATGGTCGACTAATGATAAAAACAGGCTTAGCATATTTGCTAAGCCTGTTTTGTTTATAGATCAATATTTCTACAACAATGTAGGCTTGTATTACCCTGTCTTTGGCGGTAACATCTGCTAAGCACCTTTTCACAATTTTTTAATAAATAGGGAGGAAAGATTCGTACCTGCTTCGTACCTTATTCGGATGGGATACAGATATTGTACAGGTGCTGAACAGATATTGACCAGACCCTGAACAGGAATTACTTGGTCAACTTTCGATCAATAGCCGTAGCAAGATTCTCCACAGCCGAAGGTGATACGAACACAACCCGAATACAGTATTTAGTGCTATAGACACAAAACGCCATGTAAAACACGTTTTTCTGCTAACGGAAAGCTGACGGAAGCGAGCATATTGGAGAGGTCGTTTACACGATTTGATCACTAGATCGCTTTTCTTATCTGGAGATAAAAAAACATGGCCCGCTGATTTAAAACAAAGGGAACAAAAAGAAAATTTGCTATTCTGGATAGATAATTGCTTTATTTGTATCCAACAATTATTACATTCGAACAGCAAAGGGAATCTTGATATGTCGCAATTAACAATAGTAGATCTGGCCAAAAAACTCGGCTTGTCAAAATCGACCGTTTCCCGTGCATTTCGGGATAACGAGGATATTAATCCGGCGACAAAAGCCCGTATTTTGGCCATGGCCGAAGAAATCGGTTTTTCGCCGAATGTCTATGCGAGTAGTCTGAAAGCGAATAAAAGTCTGACCATTGCGATTATTATTCCCGAATTTGGTAATAAATTTTTCTCGCAGGCCATCAAAGGAATCGAGGCAGTGGCACGCTCTAAGGGCTATCATACCTTGATTTACGTGACGGATCATCAGGTACAAAATGAAGCTTCCATCGTGCGCTCGCTGGCTAATGGACGAGTGGATGGTGTGATCATTTCGGCTTCGGGTGAGGGAAAAGACCATTCGCATTTGCAGCTGTTGGCAGAAAGGGGAATACCGGTCATGTTCTTCGACCGTGCATACGACGATTGGAAGGGGGGATATATTACGGGGAATGACTTTGATTCGGCTTATCTGGCAACGAAGCACTTGATTGATAATGCCTGTCAACGGATTGCTTACCTCGCCATCAATCCTCATGTTTCGATTGGTAAGGTGCGTAAAGACGGGTATGAAAAAGCTTTGCAGGAGGCGGGAATACCGATTAGGCCCGAGCTTATTTTGGATACCGTCAATGATGCCGATCAGAATATGAAAGATATCACCAGCTTGATCGAGAAGGAAAAACCCGATGCCATTTTTGCCTCAGTAGAACGTCTCGCCATTTCGAGTATACGGGTCGCCAAGCAGCTCGCAATTCGTATTCCTGAAGACCTCAAGATCATTTGTTTTTCTTGTTTGGATATCGCCGATCTGATCGACCCAGCACTGAGCGTAGTGAAACAACCTGCCTACGAAATGGGCCAATTGGTAACAAAATACCTGTTAGATAAGATGGATGATCCAACAAATGATAAGTTTGCTAATTCGGTTTATCTTGATTCCCAGCTTATTTTTCAAAAATCTAGCCTCAAATAAGAAAAAAAATATTTGTTTTTTGTAATCCCATTATTTAGCTTTGATTACTTTCGGGAACATTCCCGAAAGTGTTTAAATAATCAATTTGTATAAAATATTGGATAGGGAAATCCAGCAAATCGCAACAGGCGATTTCTTTTTACCTTGATTTCGGGAACGTTCCCAATGTCAGATTCCAAGTAAAGCTAATTATCGATGGGGAAGCATATCTCTCGTTTAATAGGGTATCTCTGGGTGATTGTCCTATTATCATCATGTGCAAATAAGAAAGATATCGTGGATGTCGAGCAACCACCTGTTATTGAACAGCAGGGGACTGGTTTGGTGAATCTTTCTGCTCCATTTATCTTTTGGGATAAGGAAATCACCTTGCAATTTGATCTTTCAAAAGGAAATGCAGCGTTAAAAGGTAGCACCGCCGACCTGTATCTACACGCGGGGTTGATTCCTGTCCATGGGGGGAGCTGGCAGCATGTAGCGACAGACTGGTCAAAGAATGACAACGCTTATAAACTTAAATTTGTTTCTGCTGGTTTATATACATTTACGTTTACGCCTTCCACATTCTTTAATCTGTCAAATGCTTTGGAATTTGGTCAGTTGGCACTTTTAGTGCGCAATGGTGATGGATCGCTGGTCCAACGAAATAAAAATAATTCAGATTTATTTCTGCCCTTCGTGGCGAGTAACATGCAAGCGATTCGTTTTGTGTCGCCTATGCTGCAACCTACAGATCCAATGACCACTGAGCAAATGTACACCGTTGGCGATAACCTGAAGCTACAATTACAGGCAACGCAGTCCGGAAAAATCAGTGTCTGGGACAATGGTATATTGCTGGCTGAATCTTCTGCCGCACTGTCTTTAGAAAAATCTGTTAGTCTACAAAGCAACGGCCTGCATGAGCTCGAAGCCCGCTTGGAAGCTGATGGCAAGGTATATTCCAGTAAAGTGGAGCTATTTGTAGAATCAAAACCTACCATTGCTGCCCTCCCGATAGGTATCAATCCAAACGGAACAACCATAAACAGGGAAAAAGGGGAGGTCAGTTTTGCGCTCACAGCACCACTGAAAAAAAGTGTATATCTGTTAGGTGGTTTTAACAACTATAAAGCATTACCAGCCTATGCGATGAGCCAGACTCCAGATGGCAAAACCTGGTGGGTAACGGTATCGAATCTGGATTTCTCCAAAAAACAGACTTATCAGTTTTTGGTGGATGGCCAATTGGCTATCGCTGACCCCTATGCTGAACTGATTCTTGATCCGCAGAATGATGCTGCGCTTGGGCTTACAGCAACGGCTGTACCCGCTTATCCCGCAGCTGCGCATGGTATTGTCGGCGTATTGGATCTTCCCGCAAAGGCTTATACCTGGAAAACAACTGCTTTTAATAGACCTGCTCAAGGTGATTTGGTGATCTATGAACTGTTGGTCCGCGATTTTGTCAGACAGCATCAATATACTACACTCAAGGATTCTTTGTCTTATTTAAAAAGGCTAGGTGTAAATGCCGTTGAGCTAATGCCTGTACAGGAATCGGAAGGGAATTCGACTTGGGGATATAATCCTTCATTCCACCGGGCATTGGATAAATATTACGGCTTGAAAAATGACCTGAAAGCCTATGTCGATGCCTGTCACGAAAATGGTATTGCCGTGATTTTGGACGTTGTTTTTAATCACGCATTTGGTCAGTCGCCGCTTGTACAGCTTTATATGGAGCAGGGCAACGTCGCTGTCAATAGTCCTTGGTTCAATACGGTTGCCAAGCATCCGTTTAATGTTGGATTTGAC
The Sphingobacterium multivorum genome window above contains:
- a CDS encoding Gfo/Idh/MocA family protein gives rise to the protein MKRREFIAKGIVSSLAFTIVPRVVLGGNGFLAPSDRINLGFIGVGKQSYTLMNGLNRCKEIASLAACDVDRNKLAAFIAATAKKQTELSKAQTEIKAYHHYRELLDRKDIDAVVIATPDHWHAQVAVDAAKAGKDIYCEKPLALTIAEGRAMVDATRKYKRVFQTGSMQRSSYNFRQAAELVLNGYIGKIKEINVSVGEPVKQCDLPAMPAPDYLDWDMWVGPSPYRGYNPILSPPLEDDKWAWWRGYRDFGGGYITDWGAHMFDIVQWALGMDESGPVQFNPPKAANSNSGLSFNYANGVRVNHVQWGVHNAIQFIGEKGKIEVSREFIRSNPENLANLKLSSTDRRLYYSDNHYQDWVDAIKKRSKPICDVEIGHRTSSVCNAINIAYELQKDLKWNPQKEQFDNDYANLMRSRPYRGEWDFRKF
- a CDS encoding LacI family DNA-binding transcriptional regulator, producing MSQLTIVDLAKKLGLSKSTVSRAFRDNEDINPATKARILAMAEEIGFSPNVYASSLKANKSLTIAIIIPEFGNKFFSQAIKGIEAVARSKGYHTLIYVTDHQVQNEASIVRSLANGRVDGVIISASGEGKDHSHLQLLAERGIPVMFFDRAYDDWKGGYITGNDFDSAYLATKHLIDNACQRIAYLAINPHVSIGKVRKDGYEKALQEAGIPIRPELILDTVNDADQNMKDITSLIEKEKPDAIFASVERLAISSIRVAKQLAIRIPEDLKIICFSCLDIADLIDPALSVVKQPAYEMGQLVTKYLLDKMDDPTNDKFANSVYLDSQLIFQKSSLK
- a CDS encoding alpha-amylase family glycosyl hydrolase, which codes for MGKHISRLIGYLWVIVLLSSCANKKDIVDVEQPPVIEQQGTGLVNLSAPFIFWDKEITLQFDLSKGNAALKGSTADLYLHAGLIPVHGGSWQHVATDWSKNDNAYKLKFVSAGLYTFTFTPSTFFNLSNALEFGQLALLVRNGDGSLVQRNKNNSDLFLPFVASNMQAIRFVSPMLQPTDPMTTEQMYTVGDNLKLQLQATQSGKISVWDNGILLAESSAALSLEKSVSLQSNGLHELEARLEADGKVYSSKVELFVESKPTIAALPIGINPNGTTINREKGEVSFALTAPLKKSVYLLGGFNNYKALPAYAMSQTPDGKTWWVTVSNLDFSKKQTYQFLVDGQLAIADPYAELILDPQNDAALGLTATAVPAYPAAAHGIVGVLDLPAKAYTWKTTAFNRPAQGDLVIYELLVRDFVRQHQYTTLKDSLSYLKRLGVNAVELMPVQESEGNSTWGYNPSFHRALDKYYGLKNDLKAYVDACHENGIAVILDVVFNHAFGQSPLVQLYMEQGNVAVNSPWFNTVAKHPFNVGFDFNHESSYTQAFVKDVLTYWMQEYKIDGFRFDLSKGFTQKNSGTSESDLNAWNAYDASRVAILKQYQQHIRSIDPSCYIILEHLGGDQEEMELAQSGMLLWNNMNHVFNEAAMGWNANNGSDLGRLFASSHGMAQPSFVSYMESHDEQRLLFKCLNYGNSSGNYNIKNLGIALKRMEQAAVFLLASPGPKMIWQFGEYGYDVSIDENGRTGEKPLLWSYLQQDDRKKLFETYAKLTRFKTKNSIFQNGTIVTSAMKDAVKYFVLEKDGQQVGVLGNFGVESVEFTLPQALQGQWVDNFTGKELNWSGQSKLSLLPGQYQLISKTKLNK